A single genomic interval of Longimicrobiales bacterium harbors:
- a CDS encoding YiiD C-terminal domain-containing protein has translation MMNAAELERYLHRHIPISGAMGITVTTASAAAVELRAALAPNLNHRSTAFGGSVASLAVLAAWSVLRVGLDGITPVPQIVVQRTSVEYAAPVRSDFDAVCRRPPEEAWQRFMQAFTRRGRGRLRLAVDIRCVGEPVGHLTGEFVAMMGA, from the coding sequence ATGATGAATGCAGCGGAGCTCGAGCGGTATCTTCACCGTCACATCCCGATCTCGGGCGCGATGGGCATCACGGTTACGACAGCATCTGCGGCGGCCGTCGAGCTGCGTGCAGCGCTCGCGCCGAACCTGAATCATCGCAGCACTGCGTTCGGCGGCAGCGTCGCGTCCCTGGCAGTGCTCGCCGCGTGGAGCGTGCTCCGGGTGGGGCTGGACGGGATCACGCCCGTGCCGCAGATCGTGGTGCAGCGGACATCGGTCGAGTACGCGGCTCCGGTCCGGTCGGATTTCGACGCGGTGTGCCGCCGCCCGCCGGAGGAGGCGTGGCAGCGATTCATGCAGGCGTTCACGCGTCGCGGCCGGGGCCGGTTGCGGCTCGCGGTAGATATACGGTGCGTCGGCGAGCCGGTGGGCCACCTGACGGGCGAGTTCGTCGCCATGATGGGTGCGTGA
- a CDS encoding NAD(P)H-dependent oxidoreductase, translating to MRVVGIAGSLRHGSYNRMLLRAAVDLAPAGMHIEPFDLANVPLYNGDLDTDDDRPAEVRALKSAVAEADGIVIASPEYNHSVPGVLQNAIDWVSRPGMKSPLKGRPVALMGASGGAVGTARGQQVLKLTLMSTLALIMPHPGVVVGHMKDKFADGQLVHDPTREFLAAFLRDFAAWMERMGAPSQARDRPDA from the coding sequence ATGAGAGTGGTGGGAATAGCGGGCAGCCTGCGACACGGCTCTTATAATCGGATGCTGCTCCGCGCGGCAGTCGACCTCGCGCCCGCAGGCATGCACATCGAGCCGTTCGATCTCGCGAACGTACCGCTCTACAACGGCGATCTCGACACGGACGATGACCGGCCGGCGGAGGTACGCGCCCTGAAGAGCGCGGTCGCGGAAGCAGACGGTATCGTCATCGCATCGCCGGAGTACAACCACTCCGTTCCCGGCGTGCTGCAGAATGCGATCGACTGGGTATCACGGCCCGGAATGAAGTCCCCGCTCAAAGGCAGGCCGGTGGCGCTCATGGGTGCATCGGGCGGTGCCGTCGGAACCGCCCGCGGGCAGCAGGTGCTGAAGCTCACGCTGATGTCCACGCTCGCGCTCATCATGCCGCATCCCGGCGTGGTAGTCGGGCACATGAAAGACAAGTTCGCGGACGGGCAGCTCGTACACGACCCAACGCGTGAGTTCCTCGCGGCGTTCCTGCGGGACTTCGCGGCGTGGATGGAGCGGATGGGAGCGCCGTCGCAGGCGCGAGACCGGCCGGATGCCTGA
- a CDS encoding transglycosylase SLT domain-containing protein, with protein sequence MARSKMTTRNAIMMATGAALITVGFSVSASSRRSVDTLVADAAAGASVVSDAAATVMAGSSKRAGLGQEWDLPNLDHPRIDYWVSRFDTVPEMRKKFQGFLDRGAELAPMILDRLEARGMPQDLLYLAMIESGFQPNATSHAAAVGVWQFISETGQRYGLDIDRAVDERRDPVRATEAALDYLEDLHGRFGSWYLAAAAYNSGEGRVGRSMRAEFGRERARSESEYYQIWDRLPKETRDYVPLMIAAARITKDPEAYGFRPLTPSPSVWEEITAAPATQLDDIAATYGTTVAELKALNPHFLLSRTPNNRSYPVRVPVGAVQYAQAQGSQVNVAD encoded by the coding sequence ATGGCGCGATCGAAGATGACGACTCGAAACGCAATCATGATGGCGACAGGAGCCGCGCTGATTACGGTGGGCTTCAGTGTCTCCGCGTCGAGCCGGCGCAGCGTCGATACGCTGGTTGCCGATGCTGCGGCGGGCGCGAGCGTCGTGAGCGACGCGGCGGCGACGGTCATGGCCGGATCGTCGAAGCGTGCGGGTCTGGGACAGGAGTGGGATCTGCCGAACCTGGACCATCCGCGCATCGACTACTGGGTTTCGCGGTTCGACACGGTGCCGGAGATGCGCAAGAAGTTCCAGGGCTTCCTGGACCGTGGAGCGGAGCTCGCACCGATGATCCTGGATCGCCTGGAAGCGCGCGGCATGCCACAGGACCTGCTGTATCTTGCGATGATCGAGTCGGGATTCCAGCCGAACGCGACATCACACGCGGCTGCGGTCGGTGTGTGGCAGTTCATCAGTGAGACGGGTCAGCGTTACGGTCTGGACATCGATCGTGCGGTGGACGAGCGGCGTGACCCGGTGCGGGCGACCGAAGCGGCACTGGACTACCTGGAGGATCTGCACGGTCGATTCGGCTCCTGGTATCTGGCCGCGGCGGCGTACAACTCCGGTGAGGGCCGGGTGGGTCGTTCGATGCGTGCAGAGTTCGGGCGTGAGCGTGCGCGCAGCGAGTCGGAGTATTACCAGATCTGGGACAGGCTGCCGAAGGAGACGCGCGACTACGTGCCGCTCATGATCGCTGCCGCACGGATCACGAAGGATCCTGAGGCGTACGGTTTCCGTCCGCTGACGCCTTCGCCGAGCGTGTGGGAAGAGATCACGGCGGCACCTGCGACGCAGCTGGATGACATCGCGGCGACGTATGGCACGACGGTCGCGGAGCTGAAGGCGCTGAACCCTCACTTCCTGCTGAGTCGCACGCCGAACAACCGCAGCTACCCTGTGCGGGTGCCCGTTGGGGCGGTGCAGTACGCGCAGGCGCAGGGGAGCCAGGTCAACGTAGCCGACTGA
- a CDS encoding regulatory protein RecX, producing the protein MSRIITKLEPQRRNPELVNLYLDGEFHSAVALTAVDAARLHSGDTITQEQLERLLAADERWKARHAALSLLSVRARARGELRDRLRRKGFGDAAVEHALAEVDRLGFVDDAAFAESWVRDRLTLRPRGATALVHELGRKHVPTDVARAAVARVMEAENVTDDELCSAAARRWVQMHPVRAGEDDARRERRLAGFLARRGYRPGAIRAAVDALRSGL; encoded by the coding sequence ATGTCACGCATCATCACGAAGCTCGAGCCGCAGCGGCGCAATCCGGAGCTCGTCAATCTGTATCTCGACGGCGAGTTCCACAGTGCGGTGGCATTGACCGCTGTGGACGCCGCCCGCCTGCACTCCGGCGACACCATCACGCAGGAGCAGCTCGAGCGTCTGCTGGCGGCGGATGAGCGCTGGAAGGCACGACACGCAGCACTGTCGCTGCTGTCGGTGCGCGCGCGTGCGCGAGGGGAGCTGCGTGACCGCCTGCGCAGGAAGGGATTCGGCGATGCAGCGGTCGAGCACGCACTCGCGGAGGTCGACCGGCTTGGCTTCGTGGATGATGCTGCGTTCGCTGAGTCGTGGGTGCGTGACAGGCTGACACTGCGGCCGCGCGGCGCAACGGCGCTGGTGCACGAGCTGGGTCGCAAGCATGTGCCGACAGACGTGGCGCGGGCGGCGGTAGCCCGCGTCATGGAGGCGGAGAACGTCACTGATGACGAGCTGTGCAGCGCGGCAGCGAGACGCTGGGTGCAGATGCATCCAGTGCGTGCAGGCGAGGATGATGCGCGCCGGGAGCGCCGGCTAGCCGGCTTCCTCGCGCGGCGCGGTTATCGCCCCGGCGCCATTCGGGCCGCCGTCGATGCACTGCGCAGTGGTCTGTGA
- a CDS encoding helicase-related protein, producing the protein MSAEGGQDFRQALLDAAATRPLVGGETDDQIEDAATRIADLLWSIDGPERWALFDEALARMAAPGASLRKLEKRIRQAAIGAAGSERARAVVAVAPEIQIDDLRGTVRFGIAGEEKVVIDGSEYTVPIAGRLVGGVLERALLTRSADEFIAEARPALHAQLQLARDETRGAAAQIDRILAERVSRPLYDARGLRRMVLRAIRDADDIPAALEEIQYRIGSFDREAGERERVRTLVEEHGLIAYREYFPTARSLERQLIMYAGPTNSGKTWRALNDLVAGESGAYLAPLRLLALEGQEEIEKRGRVSSFLTGEERDIREDAQFIASTIEMMDPRRVVDTVVIDEVQLLTDRDRGWAWCQALVGAPARRVIMTGSPDAIPLMKAMAEYLGEPLTVHMLERYVPIEAAAQPMSLTDVEPGTAIIAFTRRDVLALKAELEGEHRVAVIYGNLTPEVRREEARRFRSGEAQVLVSTDAIAMGLNLPIRTVCFSTLQKWNGEDDVQLEPWEILQIGGRAGRFGHYERGHVGAFDRRDARRVAQVFSSDYEPPHREIATKVRPGADHIAVIAEGLHTRRLGRALSAFQRGMTFDSELLSPGVQDDMIVLADLADRHPKIPLAERLTLASAPVDMRIEWLIEEYGTWMGVRAAAGEVHLAPLAPVFQKERAFSDDELRGAEMEAKRLTLYAWLAYRFPQTFPDLAHCSAQRRSLDAFIERSLAARRLRRQAERPRRARRRG; encoded by the coding sequence GTGAGTGCTGAGGGCGGTCAGGATTTCAGGCAGGCTCTGCTGGACGCGGCGGCGACGCGCCCGCTGGTCGGCGGGGAGACGGATGACCAGATCGAGGATGCCGCGACGCGCATCGCCGACCTGCTCTGGTCCATTGACGGGCCGGAGCGCTGGGCGTTGTTCGACGAGGCGCTGGCGCGCATGGCTGCGCCGGGCGCATCGCTGCGCAAGCTGGAGAAGCGGATCCGCCAGGCCGCGATCGGTGCGGCCGGATCCGAGCGCGCTCGTGCGGTGGTCGCGGTTGCACCGGAAATCCAGATCGACGACCTGCGCGGCACCGTCCGCTTCGGCATCGCGGGCGAGGAGAAGGTCGTCATCGACGGATCGGAGTATACCGTGCCGATCGCCGGGCGCCTGGTCGGCGGCGTGCTCGAGCGGGCACTCCTTACCCGAAGCGCTGACGAGTTCATCGCGGAAGCACGCCCTGCACTGCACGCCCAGCTGCAGCTGGCGCGCGATGAGACGCGGGGCGCAGCCGCGCAGATCGATCGCATCCTGGCCGAGCGCGTATCGCGCCCGCTCTACGACGCACGCGGCCTCCGTCGCATGGTGCTGCGTGCGATCCGTGACGCGGATGACATTCCGGCCGCACTCGAGGAGATCCAGTACCGCATCGGATCGTTCGACAGGGAAGCGGGCGAGCGTGAGCGCGTGCGCACGCTGGTCGAGGAGCACGGCCTCATCGCGTACCGTGAGTACTTCCCGACCGCACGTTCTCTCGAGCGGCAGCTCATCATGTACGCCGGCCCCACGAACAGCGGCAAGACGTGGCGGGCGCTGAACGACCTGGTGGCCGGGGAGTCCGGCGCGTACCTGGCACCGCTGCGTCTGCTCGCATTGGAAGGGCAGGAGGAGATCGAGAAACGGGGCCGCGTCTCGAGCTTCCTCACGGGGGAGGAGCGTGACATCCGGGAGGACGCGCAGTTCATCGCGAGCACGATCGAGATGATGGATCCGCGGCGCGTCGTCGACACTGTAGTGATCGATGAGGTCCAGCTGCTGACCGATCGTGATCGCGGCTGGGCGTGGTGCCAGGCGCTGGTTGGTGCACCCGCGCGCCGCGTCATCATGACAGGCTCACCCGATGCGATCCCGCTGATGAAGGCGATGGCCGAGTATCTGGGCGAACCGCTCACGGTGCACATGCTCGAGCGCTACGTGCCGATCGAGGCCGCTGCCCAGCCGATGTCGCTCACGGACGTCGAGCCTGGCACCGCCATCATCGCATTCACGCGCCGCGACGTGCTCGCTCTGAAAGCGGAACTGGAAGGAGAACATCGCGTTGCGGTGATCTACGGCAACCTGACGCCGGAGGTGCGCCGCGAAGAGGCGCGACGCTTCCGCTCCGGTGAGGCGCAGGTGCTCGTGAGCACGGATGCGATCGCCATGGGACTCAACCTGCCGATACGGACCGTCTGCTTCTCGACTCTCCAGAAGTGGAATGGCGAGGACGACGTTCAGCTCGAGCCGTGGGAGATCCTCCAGATCGGCGGACGTGCCGGTCGGTTCGGTCACTACGAGCGCGGTCATGTCGGTGCGTTCGACCGCCGGGATGCGCGCCGCGTGGCACAGGTGTTCTCGTCGGACTACGAGCCGCCGCATCGCGAGATCGCGACGAAGGTGCGACCCGGCGCCGATCACATTGCGGTCATCGCGGAAGGCCTGCACACGCGGCGCCTCGGGCGCGCGTTGTCCGCCTTCCAGCGAGGAATGACGTTCGACTCGGAGCTGCTCTCGCCCGGTGTGCAGGATGACATGATCGTGCTTGCGGACCTGGCCGACCGGCACCCGAAGATCCCGCTCGCGGAGCGGTTGACGCTCGCATCTGCACCGGTGGACATGCGCATCGAGTGGCTGATCGAGGAGTACGGCACCTGGATGGGTGTGCGAGCTGCAGCCGGCGAGGTTCATCTTGCTCCGCTCGCGCCGGTGTTCCAGAAGGAGCGCGCATTCAGTGACGATGAGCTGCGCGGCGCGGAGATGGAGGCGAAGCGGCTCACGCTGTACGCGTGGCTGGCCTACCGCTTCCCGCAGACGTTCCCGGATCTGGCGCACTGCTCTGCACAGCGTCGTTCTCTCGACGCCTTCATCGAACGAAGTCTCGCTGCACGCCGTTTGCGCCGGCAGGCGGAGCGGCCGCGCCGGGCACGCCGGCGCGGCTGA